A single region of the Zootoca vivipara chromosome 2, rZooViv1.1, whole genome shotgun sequence genome encodes:
- the ASF1B gene encoding histone chaperone ASF1B has translation MARVSVLGVSLLENPSPFGHPLRFQVQFECGEALPHDLEWKIIYVGSAESEEYDQVLDSVLVGPVPAGRHMFVFEANAPNPDLIPESDAVGVTVILITCTYLGQEFIRIGYYVNNEYMDPELRENPPLKPDFSQLQRNILASNPRVTRFHINWDGPRDQMDNIENVDPEPDSFLPPSCAYIKGLVHSMGLQPENSMDCL, from the exons ATGGCGCGGGTGTCTGTCCTGGGAGTTTCGTTGCTGGAGAATCCGAGCCCCTTCGGCCACCCGCTCCGCTTCCAGGTGCAATTCGAGTGTGGGGAGGCGTTGCCTCACG ATTTGGAGTGGAAGATCATCTATGTGGGCTCTGCAGAGAGTGAGGAATATGACCAAGTTCTTGACTCAGTGCTGGTGGGACCTGTTCCAGCTGGGAGGCATATGTTTGTGTTTGAA GCTAATGCCCCCAACCCTGATCTAATCCCTGAAAGTGATGCTGTGGGAGTTACAGTAATACTTATCACTTGTACCTATCTGGGCCAAGAATTCATCCGCATTGGATACTATGTCAACAATGAATATATGGATCCTGAGCTAAGAGAAAACCCACCCCTCAAGCCAGACTTCTCCCAG CTACAGAGGAATATCTTGGCatccaaccccagagtcacccgtTTCCACATCAATTGGGATGGTCCTAGAGACCAGATGGACAATATTGAAAATGTAGACCCAGAACCTGATAGCTTCCTGCCTCCTAGCTGTGCCTACATCAAAGGGTTGGTCCATTCCATGGGTCTGCAACCAGAGAATTCCATGGACTGTCTGTGA